GCCGCGCCGGCCAGGCGGTCAGCGCGGACAACAGCAGCGTACGTAGCCGGGCGGTGTTCTCACCGAAGACCCGGAACACCTCTTCCTGGGTGACCGCCTCCCCGCCCGCCACGCCCGCGTCGTGGTCGGTGACCAGCGCGATCGACGTGTAGCAGAGCGCCAGCTCCCGGGCGAGAACCGCCTCGGGGTGACCGGTCATGTTGACCACCGCGCCGCCGATCGCGGTGAACCACCGGGATTCCGCCCGGGTGGAGAACCGGGGACCCTCGATCACGACCACCGCGCCGCCGTCGTGCGGTGCCAGTCCCTGCTCGGTCGCGGTCCGCAACAACACCGACCGACCCACCGGGCAGTACGGGTCGGCGAAGCTGACGTGCACCGCGCCCTTGTCGTAGAAGGTCTGGACCCGCCCGCTGGTCCGGTCGATCAACTGGTCGGGGACGACGAACGTACCCGGGCCCAGCTCCGGCCGCAGACCGCCGACCGCGCACGGGGCCAACACCTGTCGGACCCCGAGTGACCGCAACGCCCACATGTTGGCCCGGTAGGGGATCAGGTGCGGCGGGTGCCGGTGATCCCGGCCGTGCCGGGGCAGGAACGCCACCGTACGGCCACCGACATCGGCGATCGTGATCGCGTCCGACGGTGCCCCGTACGGAGTGTCCACCTGATGCTCCACGGCGTCGTCCAGCAACGCGTACAGCCCCGAACCGCCGATGACCGCCAGCTCTGCCTGTGCCTGCATCCGTCAGCCTCCCCAGTCGAGCGGTCGTGGCCGAAACAGCGATGCCACACCCGCACGGCTAGACCTTAACCGCGCCCTGTCGGGCAAGCTATGGTGCCAGACATGGCGTTCACTGCACCCGTGGTGACGGGCGACCCTCCGAAACCGCGGACTTCCGGACACGCGTGGCAAGGACCCGCTGGTACGGGAGGTCGTGATGCACGGTGAGGGTCAACGAATCGGGGGACGGTCGATGGCGTCGATGACCGGCCAACTGCTGGTCGCGACGCCCGCGTTGAAGGACCCCAACTTCGACCGTACGGTCGTGCTGCTCGTGGCGCACGAAGCCGGCGGGGCGCTCGGTGTGGTGCTCAACCGGGCCACCGAGGTGCCGGTCGCCGACGTGCTGGGAGCCTGGAGCGCGCTGGCCCGCGAACCGTCGGTGCTCTTCGAGGGCGGGCCGGTGCAGCCCGAGTCGGCGATCTGCCTGGCCCGGACCCGAACCGGTTCCGGTCGGGTCCGGGGCTTCCACCGGATCGCCGGTGTGCTGGGCACGATCGACCTGTCGACCGATCCCGAGCCGCTGGCCGAGTCGATCTCCGGGATCCGGGTCTTCGCCGGCTACTCGGGCTGGTCGGCCGGACAGTTGGAGGAGGAGATCAACGCCGGCTCCTGGTTCGTGCTCGATGGCCTGCCGGACGACCCGTTCATGTCCCGCCCGGAGGATCTCTGGCCGATGGTGCTGCGCCGGCAGGGGGGCATGATGTCGGCAGTGGCACACTTCCCGGCGGACGTCGCGATGAACTGACCGACCCCGCGAGATGACCGGCCGGGCCGGCGTGTGTAATATTGCCCCGGTGCCCGGGAGTTCCGGGCCGACCGGGGGCCGTGGCGCAGCTGGTAGCGCACCACACTGGCAGTGTGGGGGTCAGGGGTTCGAGTCCCCTCGGCTCCACCCCGTTTTTGTGCAGTTCAATCGGCACCAGTCATCGGCTGGTGCCGATTTTGTGATCTCGTGGTCACACTGCGCCCGTCCGCTGCGCCGTACACCGACGATTTCCGATCCCTTCCAGGGGGTCCGAGGCCTTCCGCAAGCGGTTGGGGTGTCGTGTCCGGCGGTCCGCCCGGACCAGGTGGCGAAGCCTTCTCCGGGACCAGGTCCGGCCGGACGGAGGTGACCGCAGGCGGTGCGCCCTTTCCGATGGGCGTGGCGGGTAGGAGCCGACGATGAAGGTGGACGACGGACCGGCCGCCCACCCCATCGGCGGTCACCGTCGCCGGCAGCCACCGGTCGTCGCCGCACCGCCTGCCATGGTCACAGCGGCAAACCGAGTTGTCGTGCGACAGTGAGGAAGTCGTAGTAGATCCGGCCGCTCGCGATCCGGCCGTCCCGGAACTGGTAGAGCTCGCAGCTCAGACCCTCCACCGACCGGCCGCTCGGCGGCAGCGCGTCGCCGTTGGGCAGCTCGAACGGGCCGGTCTGGGTACCCCGGTTGACAACTTCGGCGACTGCGGTGTCGCCGCGTACGACGAGCGCGGTGATCTCCGTCCGGGCGTCCGGCATCGCCCGGCGGTTGGTGCGCTGCCGGGCGAGGTACGGCTCCGGGCCGGTGGTGTGCTCCCCGGCCGCAACGTCATACGCCGCGTAGTCCTCGGTCAGTAGCTCGGCCATCGCGGTGATGTCGTCACGGTTGAATCGCGCGTACAGCTCACGCAGGGTCGCCTCGTTGCGGGCCTCGCGGTCCGGATCGGTGTCCGCCTGCGCGAGCAGGCCGATCAGAAAATCCCGCGTTTCCGCGCCGAGTGTTTTCGTTCTGGTCACGGTGTACCTCCAGGGATACCTACCGGTCGGCGGTGGCTGCGGACGGGTGCCGCGCAGCCGGTAGCGCCATCGTGGGGCCGGGCGGTTCGGGCAAACCTCTCGACGTTTGCTGATCCGTGGCCTCTCTCCAGAGCTCGTGTCAGAGGCGGTGACAGTCGTACCGGCCACCGCGTGACTCGCCTTTGCTCGCCCCTGCCCGATTCGCTGTCGCTGAGACGTCGATCGCAATCGGCGAGAGGTCGCCCGAACCGCCCGGCCGTATCCAGGAACTAGCAGCGCACATCGCGTCGCCGCCGGTCGGACACGCCAGGCTGGCCGGCCCATCCAGCTGAACAGGAAACCTCAATGACGATGATGAGAACCGTCGGGCGGGCAGCGGCCCACGGCCCCGGCGGCGCGAGCCGCATGCTCGTCGGATTCGCGGTGATCGCCGTACTGCTGGCCGCCGGATGTACGACGGACCAGCAGCAACCGCCGGAGCCGGGGCCGCCGCTGAGTCCCACTCAGGCGCAGCCCCAACGACCAATGCCGATCCCGCCGCCGACCAGCCCGGTGACGCTCGCGCAGGCACGGTCCTTTCCCGCGGGGGACGCTTCCGCCGACATCGTCGCGGCCGATCTCGACGGCGACGGCGTCCTCGACCTCGCAACACCGAACTACAACAGCCACGATCTGGTCTACCTGATCGGTGACGGCAGCGGTGGTTACGAGCCACCGGTGACGATGGCTGCGGGCCGCACCCCGAACGGGATACTGGTCCGGGATCTCGACGGCGACGGCTTCGTCGATCTGGCCACCGCGAACCTCGGGTCGGACGACGTGAGCGTCTTCCGGGGACTCGGGGGCGGCCGGTTCACCGAACCCGTGCATCATCCGGCCGGTGACGGCCCCGCCCGGATCGTCGCCATCGATCTTGACCGGGACGGCGCGCTTGACCTGGTCACTCCTAACCTCAACGGCGATGACGTCACCGTCCTGTACGGAACGGGCGACGCGACCTTCGAGGCACCGGCGTCGGTGCCGGCTGGCGACGGACCGCTGCGGATCGCCGTGGCCGACCTGGACGGAGACGGACTCCTGGATCTGGTGACCGCGAACTACAACTCCGACGATGTCACTGTGATGCGCGGTGACGGTCGGCGCAGCTACGCCGTGCCGGTCGCGTACGCCGCCGACGACACCGCGGCCGGGATCGTGGTGCGCGACCTCAACGGCGACGGGATACTCGACATCGCCACGGCGAACTACGATGCCGACACGGTCGCGGTGCTGTTCGGGCAGGGTGGGGGCAGGTTCGCCGCGCCCGCCCTGTACCAGGCCGGTGACGCGCCATCGGACATCGTCGCTGTGGACGTCAACGGCGACGGTCAGCTCGACCTGGTGACGGTCAACTTCGACTCCGACGACGTCACGGTGCTCGCCGGTGACGGCCGGGGCGGGTTCGCCGCGCCTGCCTCGGTGGCGGTGGAGGACGGCCCACCGGCGTTGCTCGTCGCCGACTTCAACGGTGACGGGCTGCCGGACATCGCGACCGCGAACTCGCTGTCCGACAGCGTATCGGTGATCATCAACGAAGGTTGACCGGTGGCAGGGGCGGGGACCGGGGGCCCGGAGCCGGCCCTCGCCCCTGCCCCGGGCTGAAGACCGGTTGTTGCCCGGACGGGCCAGCCGCCCCGGCCGGGCTCTGCAGAGATGGCCGTTGCGGGCGGCTGGGCCCTTGCGGTTCGGTGCCGAAGCCGGCCGCGACGGCGAGTCTTCCGCGTCGGAAACATGAGGATTTCGAGGATCATGTCGCCCCTTCGTGTGGGCTGAATGACCGTTCCTGTGTAGTCCGCCCTACTTCAATGGTCCATCTTGGCTATTGCGCATCCGCCGGCATCTCGTACACGCGGTCGCATGACAGCGTGGGAAGCCTGTCGTACACTCCGTGAGTATCCAGGTCGATCGCTCAATTTGGATACAAGATCCTTTCGGCATCGCTCGGTGTGCGATTCGCCGGTCATCGCCCATCCAACATCAGGTAGGAGCGTCTACATGCCTCCTCGCGTGAGCGGGATCGGCGGCTACTTTTTTCGGTCCCGGGATCCCCAGGCACTCGCCCGCTGGTACTCCGACAACCTGGGAATCGATCCGTGCCCCGGGGGCGACCAGGTGTGGACTCAGGCTGCGGGACCGACGGTCTGGGCTCCGTTTCCTGAGGACACTGACTACTTCGGCGAGCGCAGCCAGGCGTCCATGGTCAACTTCAGGGTCGAGGATCTCGACGGAATGCTTGACCAGCTCCGGGCGAGCGGCACGACGATCGTGGGCGACGTGCACTCCGAGCCGATCGGCCGCTTCGCGTGGGCCCTAGACCCGGAGGGCAACCGCTTCGAGCTATGGGAGCCCGCCTAGGTCGTAGCCAGACACCCGTCCGTCATCGGGCGGTTTACCAGTGTAAATGAGAGGAGCGCAGTGTCCGATCCAACCAAGCCACCGTTCGGTACCGTTGTCGGTTTCGACCTGACGGTGCAGGACGCTGACCGGGTACGGGACTTCTATGCCGAGGTGATCGGCTGGAGCCCGATGCCGCTCGACATGGGCGGTTACAGTGACTACTTCATGATGAGTCCTGCAGGGACCCCCGTCGCCGGGGTGTGTCACGCCCGCGGCGGCAACGCGGACCTGCCGCCGCAGTGGCTGTCCTATGTCTGCGTCGAGGATCTCGACGCCAGCATCAAACGTGCGGTCGAGTTGGGTGGTGAAGTCGTCGCCGGTCCCAAGGGCACCGCTCCGGAAGCGCGATTCGTGGTGATCCGCGACCCTGCCGGCGCGGTACTGGCGCTTCGCGAGCCCGATCGTCCACAGGACGCCTGACCGCCGGCCGCCCAACAAAGGCCGCCCGATCAACGGCGTCACCGAACGCTTCCACATGTCGCCACGCTCGCCGAGACATTGGTGGGCGTGGCGACGCCTCCCGGACCCTGGCGAGGCGTCCCGCCGGCACATACCGCGCACACCGGCCGCTGTCCGGCCTCGCCCCGGACCCCCGGCACCTGCGAACCCCGGAATCGAACACCGGTCGAACACCGGCACCTCTGATCTCACGGACCTCTGATCGCCGGCACCCCGAGGAGTACGCCATGACCCAGACCCCCAGCCAAGATCTGATGGCGCCGTCACCCGAGGAGGGGGACGCCGTCCTGCTGCCCTGGCTGCGGCGAATGCTCGAGGACGAACCAGTCTGGCAGGACGGATACGGGGTCTGGCATGTCTTCCGGTACGCGGACGTGCGACTGCTGAGCGCCGACCACGAGACGTACTCCTCGGACCAGAGCCGGCTGAATCCGGCCGCCGCCGAACTCGCGCAAGGCAACCTCACGATGCTCGACCCGCCAGCGCACCGGTCGCTGCGGCGACTGGTCAGCGCCGCGTTCACCCCGCGTACCGTAGCGGAGCTGGAGCCACGGATCGCTGCGGTGACCCGTGAGATGATCTCCGATCTCGACGGCGAGTTCGACCTCGCCGAACGGCTGGCCCACCCCATGCCGGTCACTGTGATCGCGGAACTGCTCGGGCTGCCGTCCAGCGACCGGGAGTTCTTCGCGGCGTGCGCCGACCGGCTGTTGAGCATTCACACCGACGATCCGAACGATCCCGCGCTGATGGAGCGCTTCACCGCAGCGATGGGTGATCTGTCCGCGTACCTGTTGGAGCACTGCCGGCAACGTCGGAGGGCACCTGCCGACGATCTGATCACCGCGCTGGTCACCGCCGAAGTGGACGCGCGTCGGTTGACTGATCAGGAGGCGGTCAACTTCTGCACGCTGCTGCTCTCCGCCGGGCACATCACCTCGACGCTGCTGCTCGGCAACGCCGTACTGAGTCTTGCCGAGCAGCCGTCGACCTGGCGGCGGCTGCGCGAGGACCCGTCGCTGATCCCGTCGACCGTCGAGGAGGCGTTGCGGCACCGATCACCCTTCGCTCAGGTCGTTCGGGTCACCACCACCGACACCGAGCTCGCCGGCGTGCGGATACCGGCCGACTCGTACGTGATGCCGTGGCTGGTGTCGGCGAACCGGGATCCACGGGTCTTCGTCGACCCGGACCGGTTCGACATCGACCGTACGCCCAACGACCACATCGCCTTCGGCTTCGGCGGACACTTCTGTCTCGGCGCGCCACTGGCCCGCGTCGAAGCCCGCGTCGCGCTGGCGGCGCTCGTCGAGCGGTTCGCCGACCTGCACCTCGACTCTCGTGTCCCGCTTCGGTTCTACGGCCGTGGCGTGTTCGGTGTGCGCGCCGTCCCGGTCGTGGCGACTGTTTCCTGATCGACCCGGCCGGGCCCGTCCGGGTACCGGTTGAACCGCGACCAAGGGGAGATTCGTTGATTTCCTCCCCGCCCTGATGGACTGGGATTCCCTGGGTCGCTTCCTCCCCGGCCGCAACGCCGGAGTATCCACGGAAGGAATCCGATGACCGACCTGAGTCACAGACCAACCCGAGATCCCCGGCGCCAGCCGTCGCGGTGGACGGCAGGGGGCGGTGCCCTACTCGCCCTCTGCCTGCTCACCGGATGTCTCGGGGCGACGGAGAGCACACCGGACGACCCATCGGAGTCGGCTGCGGCCGGTATCTCCGACAAAATCACCATGTCGACCATGGCGGAGATTCCGGTCGGTGACGCTCCCGCCGGCTTGGAGGCCGCCGACCTCAACGACGACGGCAAGCAGGACCTCGTCGTCGTCAACTTCAACTCGAACACCGCTGCCGTCCTGCTCGGCGAGGGCAGGGGCAGATTCGCATCGCCGGTGACCTACCCGACCGGCGACAACCCCAACGGCGTGGCGTTGGCCGACCTCGATGGCGACGGCCGTCTCGACATGGCGGTCTCCAACTTCAACTCCAACGACCTGACTCTGCACTTCGGCGACGGGAAGGGCGCCTTCGCCGGGGCCAAGTCACTGCCAGCCGGCGGCGGTGCTATCCGGGTGAGCGCCGCCGATCTCGACCGGAACGGCTCCGTCGATCTGGCCGTGGCCAACTACCAGGACGACGCCGTTTCGATCCTGCTCGGCGACGGTACCGGTGCGTTCGCCGAGCCGGTCAAGTATCCGGTAGGCAAGGATCCGAACCGACTCACCGTCGTCGACGTCACCAATGACGGGGTGCTCGACATCCTCACCTCGGACATCGGCGACAAGACCATCTCGCTACTCACCGGCACGGGAAAGGGCACCTTCGGCGAGGCCAAGGCGATGCCGGCCGGAGACACGCCGTCCGGCGTCGCCGTCGGTGACTTCACCGGCGACGGCAAACTCGACCTGGCCACGGCCAACTACGGCGGTGAGACGGTGACCCTGCTCGCCGGTGACGGCAAGGGTTACTTCGAACAGAAACAGCAGTTCGTCGCGGCGCGCGGCCCGGGTGACATCGTCGCCGCCGACTTCAACGGTGACAATGCCCCCGACCTCGGCGCCGTCGCCCCCGAAGCGGCCGACGTCATCGTGCTGTCGAACAGCCGGAGCGAGGGAGTCTTCGGCACGGCCCAGTCCTTCGACGCGGGTGAGGCACCCGCGGCGATCATCGCTGCGGACTTCGACGGGGACAACCGCCTCGACATAGCGGTCAGCAACTCGCTCTCCGGCAGCATCACCGTGATGCTCAACGGCACCCAGACCGCAGAGGGTGCCTCCCTCGCGCCGGTCGCCCTGGTCACGAACGAGAACTCGGCCACCGTTTCGCTGATCGACGCCCGGTCCTCGACCCTGCTGGAGACCATCGACATCGGCGGTGACCGTCCGGGCGGGGTGGCGCTGACCCCGGACGGCCGACGGGCGTACGTCGCGAACCTCGGTTCCGACAACGTCTCGGTGATCGACCTTCCCGGCCGTCGGTTGCTGACCACCATCGCCGTCGGCCGCCAGCCCAACGGGATCGCGGTGTCACCCGACGGCACTTGGGTCCTGGTCGCCAACGAATTCTCCGACACGGTCTCGCTGATCGACCCGGCCACGAACGCGGTGACCGCCACCATCCGGGTGGGGGAGCGCCCAGTCGACGTCGCCTTCACCCCGGACAGTCGATACGCGTACGTTCCGACCAACATCTCCTACGAGGTCGCCGCCGTGGATGTCGCACGGGCGTCCGTCGTCGCCCGTACCCGGGTCGGCGCACGACCCGGCGGGGTGGCCGTCAGCCCGGATGGTCGCCGGGTGTACGTCACGAGCATCGCCGACGACCAGGTCAGCGTGGTCGACACCGCCACCAACACACACGTCTCGGACATCGACGTAGGGGACTGGCCGCTGAAGGTCGCCTTCAGTGCGGACAGCCGGCGTGCCTACGTGGTCACCTACAGTGCCGACGCGGTCGACGTGGTCGACGTCGCCAGGGGCACGGTCGTGGCGGCGATCGATGTCGGTGTTCGTCCATACGGGTTGGCTTTGTCGCCGGACGGGCGTCAGGCCTTCGTGACCAGCCAGGGCGGCAATTCGGTCTCGGTGGTCGACCTGGAGCGAGGCGAGTCAGTGGCTACCGTGGCGGTCGGCGAACACCCGATCGGGGTGGCCTCGGTGCTGGCCCCGATGAACACGGTCGACGCGTAGTCAGCCTAGACCAGGCGCCCGCCGACGGCCGGATTCGTCACCGGATCCGGCCGTCGAGGGTGTCACCGGTGTCACCGCCTGCCGTGTGATCAGCCCGAGCACCGCCGCCACCGCGGCGTTCGCCGCACCGATCTGAGTCACCGTGAGCGGCACGACCTCAAAGGTCGCGAGCAGGTTGAGCAGAGCCAGCACCGCGGACTGAATCAGCACCGGCTCCCGCCGCCAGGCCAGCCACCGCGTCACGACGACGTCCACGCCGGTCGGCCCCACCGGCGGGCGAAGGCGATCGCCTCCGGCGCCAGCCTGGTCGCATTCTCAGTCCGGTCGCCCGGTACTCCGTCTGCGACCGGGCGATGATCCGGGTCGTCCCCCCGGCTCGTCCCCGCACCAGTCTGACCGCCCGGTCCAGGCGGCCAGCTGCCGCCAACCGCCAGGACGACGATCGGCTCGAAGCCCGCCGGCACCCCCAACTCCAAGCGCAGCCGCTGGTGGTCGAAGCCGCCGAATTGGCGGCACTGCCAACCCTGCGCCCGTGCTTGTACGCACATCCGGCCGACGGCCATCCCCAGCTCGTACTCGGTGCCCGGCATCGGTACGCCGTGCGGATCAGTGGTCTGCGCCAGGGCCAGCAACAACGCGGCAGCCCTCAGCGAGCGGTCCTGGTTGATCGGGTTCAACGCGGTGCGCAGCAGCGAGAACGTCGCGTCGCCGCGACAGCCCAGGATGAACCGCCACGGCTGACGGTTCCATTTCGACGGGGTCCATCGCGCAGCCTCGATCAACCGTACCAGTTGCGCGGTGTTCAGCGTTTCCGGAGCGAATCGGTGCGTGGAGTCAGCTGGTGCGAGTAGCGGGTGCAGCGCCGCCTGATCAGGTGGATTCGTGGGTGACATGAGCACGGCCTCCACCGGTGCATCGAGTTATCGCTTACCGGTCTATCGGAACAGCGATCGGCATTGACTTCTTCCGAAATCTTGCTAACCGGTGCGCGCCGTCTTCGCGCAAGGTGGAAGAAGGTTGCCGGCGAGCCAAAGCGCTAGAAATCTACCGAGCGTCAGTCGTGCTCGTACCCATCAACCGCGAGGCAAGGAGATCAGCCGTGCCGCCACCCTCGGCTGCCCATCAACCGGACTTGCCGGCCGCCGTCGCACCGCACGGCGAGGGCTTCCGGCTCCGCCGAGTAGCGACAGACCCGGCTGGTTCCGGAGATGGTGCTATATCGCCCGATGGCGCCTACTTCGTAGCTTCATCGAAGCGGAACGGAACAGTCAATCTGTGGATATTCGACCTACGTAACGGCCGGTGGCATCAGGCCACCCGTGGGGCAGGTGATGACATCGAGGGGCAGTGGTCACCGGATTGCCGCCGTATCGTCTTCACCTCTACGAGGGGCGGACACAAGCAGATATGGTGGTATGACGTCGCCACCGGTCGCATTGAGCAACTAACGTTCGGGGATCATGAGGAAGAGTATCCCTCCTTCGCTCCGGATGGCCAGCGAATCCTGTATGTCGGCGGTCCCTGGGGGCACCGGTACTTCTACGTCGTGCCGGCCAGTGGTGGTTCTCCACGTGCAGTGGATCGGCCGCCGGGAAGGGCGGGTGCCGGTTCCTGGGCACCGGACGGCCGCTGGCTGGTGTGCCATTCCTACGACACCGGGGCCGGAGCGATATTCCTGCAGGATTCAGAAGGTGCCGAAGAGATCCAGGTCACCGACGGAACAGCTTGGGACTACAAGCCCACAATTTGTCCCACCCGGCCGGTCGTCGCGTTTTCCCGCAGCAACGAAGGCCGCTCGGTCATCTGGGTACAGCGCCTCGGCGACGGGGACGGCCGTCCTCTGGTCACCACCGGCGCGGACGACCGGTGGCCGACGTGGACCGCAGACGGTCGGAGTCTGTTCTTCCACCGGTTGGTCGACGAGGGCCGTTCGATCGGCATGTGGGACCGCGCCACGGGCGAGGTGCAGGAACTCGTCGGCGGGCACGAACGGCCGCGGTATGCGTCGTTCGACCCGGCTGGGCGACGGATCGTCTACGCCAGTGAGGGCACCGGACGGTCCACCATCAAGATTCTGGACCTGTCCGACCACGCGCTGACGGCTCTGTCGGTGGGAGAGGCGTCGTTTCCCGCTTGGTCGCCGACCGGTGCACGGATCGCGTTTTGCTCGCGCCGTGGGCCGGCGCACCGCTGGCAGATCAGCACGGTGGACGTGGCGACCGGGAAGGTTCACGACTGGACGTCAGGGGTGGTCGGGCTGCGACGCCTACATGGCCCGCTGAGCTGGTCACCCGATGGCAACCGAGTGCTGTTCAAGAGTGAGACCGAGCCATTCGCGGCGAACATCTACGAACTCGACCTGCTCACCGGCGGGGTCAGCGCGGTCACTGACGACTCCTGGTGGGACGAGGCTGCGGCATACACGCCGGACGGCGCCGCCGTGATCTTCATGTCGACCCGTGGCGGCGACTGGACCTGGGGCTTCTACCGCAAGGACCTGGCGACCGGCGAGATCGAGACGCTGGCCGGTCCGGACTACGTGGAGCGGAACAGCCCCCGGCTCACCCGCGACGGCGTCCTGTTGTCGACGCTGGTGGCCGCTACCAGCGAGGAGCTGTACGAACAGCGTCCCGACGGTACCGGGCGAATCGTCGCGGCGGCGGGTCAAGGGGTCCGCTATCCGGTGCCGTCCGCTGACGGACGAATGGTGCTGTTCGCCCGCACCCATCGCACGGTGGAGTACTGGCTCGCCGAGAACGTCTGGGCGGCGGACTCGCCGGTCGCCGACCTGGCGCGTCCGCTCGTGGCACGGGCCACGGGCGG
The sequence above is a segment of the Solwaraspora sp. WMMD406 genome. Coding sequences within it:
- a CDS encoding S-methyl-5'-thioadenosine phosphorylase, giving the protein MQAQAELAVIGGSGLYALLDDAVEHQVDTPYGAPSDAITIADVGGRTVAFLPRHGRDHRHPPHLIPYRANMWALRSLGVRQVLAPCAVGGLRPELGPGTFVVPDQLIDRTSGRVQTFYDKGAVHVSFADPYCPVGRSVLLRTATEQGLAPHDGGAVVVIEGPRFSTRAESRWFTAIGGAVVNMTGHPEAVLARELALCYTSIALVTDHDAGVAGGEAVTQEEVFRVFGENTARLRTLLLSALTAWPARRECRCANSLDGITLPFELP
- a CDS encoding YqgE/AlgH family protein; its protein translation is MHGEGQRIGGRSMASMTGQLLVATPALKDPNFDRTVVLLVAHEAGGALGVVLNRATEVPVADVLGAWSALAREPSVLFEGGPVQPESAICLARTRTGSGRVRGFHRIAGVLGTIDLSTDPEPLAESISGIRVFAGYSGWSAGQLEEEINAGSWFVLDGLPDDPFMSRPEDLWPMVLRRQGGMMSAVAHFPADVAMN
- a CDS encoding ester cyclase; the encoded protein is MTRTKTLGAETRDFLIGLLAQADTDPDREARNEATLRELYARFNRDDITAMAELLTEDYAAYDVAAGEHTTGPEPYLARQRTNRRAMPDARTEITALVVRGDTAVAEVVNRGTQTGPFELPNGDALPPSGRSVEGLSCELYQFRDGRIASGRIYYDFLTVARQLGLPL
- a CDS encoding VCBS repeat-containing protein, which encodes MTMMRTVGRAAAHGPGGASRMLVGFAVIAVLLAAGCTTDQQQPPEPGPPLSPTQAQPQRPMPIPPPTSPVTLAQARSFPAGDASADIVAADLDGDGVLDLATPNYNSHDLVYLIGDGSGGYEPPVTMAAGRTPNGILVRDLDGDGFVDLATANLGSDDVSVFRGLGGGRFTEPVHHPAGDGPARIVAIDLDRDGALDLVTPNLNGDDVTVLYGTGDATFEAPASVPAGDGPLRIAVADLDGDGLLDLVTANYNSDDVTVMRGDGRRSYAVPVAYAADDTAAGIVVRDLNGDGILDIATANYDADTVAVLFGQGGGRFAAPALYQAGDAPSDIVAVDVNGDGQLDLVTVNFDSDDVTVLAGDGRGGFAAPASVAVEDGPPALLVADFNGDGLPDIATANSLSDSVSVIINEG
- a CDS encoding VOC family protein, with the protein product MSGIGGYFFRSRDPQALARWYSDNLGIDPCPGGDQVWTQAAGPTVWAPFPEDTDYFGERSQASMVNFRVEDLDGMLDQLRASGTTIVGDVHSEPIGRFAWALDPEGNRFELWEPA
- a CDS encoding VOC family protein, producing the protein MSDPTKPPFGTVVGFDLTVQDADRVRDFYAEVIGWSPMPLDMGGYSDYFMMSPAGTPVAGVCHARGGNADLPPQWLSYVCVEDLDASIKRAVELGGEVVAGPKGTAPEARFVVIRDPAGAVLALREPDRPQDA
- a CDS encoding cytochrome P450, with the translated sequence MTQTPSQDLMAPSPEEGDAVLLPWLRRMLEDEPVWQDGYGVWHVFRYADVRLLSADHETYSSDQSRLNPAAAELAQGNLTMLDPPAHRSLRRLVSAAFTPRTVAELEPRIAAVTREMISDLDGEFDLAERLAHPMPVTVIAELLGLPSSDREFFAACADRLLSIHTDDPNDPALMERFTAAMGDLSAYLLEHCRQRRRAPADDLITALVTAEVDARRLTDQEAVNFCTLLLSAGHITSTLLLGNAVLSLAEQPSTWRRLREDPSLIPSTVEEALRHRSPFAQVVRVTTTDTELAGVRIPADSYVMPWLVSANRDPRVFVDPDRFDIDRTPNDHIAFGFGGHFCLGAPLARVEARVALAALVERFADLHLDSRVPLRFYGRGVFGVRAVPVVATVS
- a CDS encoding FG-GAP-like repeat-containing protein, with amino-acid sequence MAEIPVGDAPAGLEAADLNDDGKQDLVVVNFNSNTAAVLLGEGRGRFASPVTYPTGDNPNGVALADLDGDGRLDMAVSNFNSNDLTLHFGDGKGAFAGAKSLPAGGGAIRVSAADLDRNGSVDLAVANYQDDAVSILLGDGTGAFAEPVKYPVGKDPNRLTVVDVTNDGVLDILTSDIGDKTISLLTGTGKGTFGEAKAMPAGDTPSGVAVGDFTGDGKLDLATANYGGETVTLLAGDGKGYFEQKQQFVAARGPGDIVAADFNGDNAPDLGAVAPEAADVIVLSNSRSEGVFGTAQSFDAGEAPAAIIAADFDGDNRLDIAVSNSLSGSITVMLNGTQTAEGASLAPVALVTNENSATVSLIDARSSTLLETIDIGGDRPGGVALTPDGRRAYVANLGSDNVSVIDLPGRRLLTTIAVGRQPNGIAVSPDGTWVLVANEFSDTVSLIDPATNAVTATIRVGERPVDVAFTPDSRYAYVPTNISYEVAAVDVARASVVARTRVGARPGGVAVSPDGRRVYVTSIADDQVSVVDTATNTHVSDIDVGDWPLKVAFSADSRRAYVVTYSADAVDVVDVARGTVVAAIDVGVRPYGLALSPDGRQAFVTSQGGNSVSVVDLERGESVATVAVGEHPIGVASVLAPMNTVDA
- a CDS encoding nitroreductase family protein, whose translation is MSPTNPPDQAALHPLLAPADSTHRFAPETLNTAQLVRLIEAARWTPSKWNRQPWRFILGCRGDATFSLLRTALNPINQDRSLRAAALLLALAQTTDPHGVPMPGTEYELGMAVGRMCVQARAQGWQCRQFGGFDHQRLRLELGVPAGFEPIVVLAVGGSWPPGPGGQTGAGTSRGDDPDHRPVADGVPGDRTENATRLAPEAIAFARRWGRPAWTSS
- a CDS encoding peptidase S9; translation: MPPPSAAHQPDLPAAVAPHGEGFRLRRVATDPAGSGDGAISPDGAYFVASSKRNGTVNLWIFDLRNGRWHQATRGAGDDIEGQWSPDCRRIVFTSTRGGHKQIWWYDVATGRIEQLTFGDHEEEYPSFAPDGQRILYVGGPWGHRYFYVVPASGGSPRAVDRPPGRAGAGSWAPDGRWLVCHSYDTGAGAIFLQDSEGAEEIQVTDGTAWDYKPTICPTRPVVAFSRSNEGRSVIWVQRLGDGDGRPLVTTGADDRWPTWTADGRSLFFHRLVDEGRSIGMWDRATGEVQELVGGHERPRYASFDPAGRRIVYASEGTGRSTIKILDLSDHALTALSVGEASFPAWSPTGARIAFCSRRGPAHRWQISTVDVATGKVHDWTSGVVGLRRLHGPLSWSPDGNRVLFKSETEPFAANIYELDLLTGGVSAVTDDSWWDEAAAYTPDGAAVIFMSTRGGDWTWGFYRKDLATGEIETLAGPDYVERNSPRLTRDGVLLSTLVAATSEELYEQRPDGTGRIVAAAGQGVRYPVPSADGRMVLFARTHRTVEYWLAENVWAADSPVADLARPLVARATGGTPISEQAPLGPVRSPVDTRRR